The Candidatus Eisenbacteria bacterium DNA segment GTGCACGCGGTTGCGCTCGCCGCCGGAGAGGTCTCCCACGCGCTTCTGCTGGTCGGCCCCCTTGAAGTTGAAGGAGGCCACGTAGGAGCGCGACTGCAGCGTGCGGCCGCCGAATTCCAGCACGTCCTTGCCGTCGGAGATCTCCTCCCACACGTTGCGCTTCGGGTCCAGGGAGTCGCGGCTCTGGTCCACGTAGGCCAGCTTCACGGTCTCGCCGATGCGCAGCGTGCCCTCGTCCGGCTGCTCCTGCGCGGTGATCATGCGGAACAGCGTGGTCTTGCCCGCGCCGTTGGGCCCGATCACCCCCACGATGCCGCCGCGGGGCAGGTTGAACTCGAGATTCTCCATCAGCAGGCGGTCGCCGTAGCCCTTGGTGAGGCCGCGCGCCTCGATCACCACGTCGCCCAGCCGGGGCGCGGGCGGGATCACGATCTCGATCGTCTCCGCACGCTTGAGGCCCTCCTGGCTCAGCAACTCCTCGTAGGCACTCACGCGCGCCTTGGACTTGGCCTGCCGCGCGCGCGGGCTCAGCCGGATCCACTCCAGTTCGCGGGCCAGCGTGCGCTGGCGGGCCGACTCGGCCTTCTCCTCCTGCGCCAGGCGGATGCGCTTCTGCTCCAGCCACGAGGAGTAGTTGCCCTCCCAGGGGATGCCCTGGCCGCGGTCCAGCTCCAGGATCCAGCCGGCGACGTTGTCGAGGAAGTAGCGGTCGTGGGTCACCGCCACCACCGTGCCCGCGTACTGCTGCAGGTGGTGCTCCAGCCACTCCACCGACTCGGCGTCCAGGTGGTTGGTGGGCTCGTCCAGCAGCAGCAGGTCCGGCTTCTGGAGCAGCAGGCGGCACAGCGCCACGCGGCGCAACTCGCCGCCGGAGAGCGTCTTCACGTCCGCGTCGGGGGGCGGCAGGCGCAGCGCGTCCATGGCGATCTCGAGGTGCCGGTCCAGGTCCCAGCCGTCCACCGCCTCGATGGCGTCCTGCACCTTGCCCAGCTCCTCGAGGGTCTTCTCCATCTCCTCCGCGGAGAGCTCGGTGGACAGCCGCGCGTTGATGTCGTTGAAGCGGTCCAGCAGCGCCTTGGTGCCCGCCACCCCCTCCATGACGTTGCCCAGCACGTCCTTGGACGGGTCCAGGTGCGGTTCCTGCGGCAGGAAGCCCACGGTGAAGCCCCGGGTGAGCGCGGCCTCGCCGATGAAATCCTTGTCCTCGCCGGCCATGATGCGCAGCAGGGAGCTCTTGCCCGAGCCGTTGGCTCCGAGCACGCCGATCTTCGCGCCGGGGTAGAACGACAGCCAGATGCCCTTGAGCACCTGCCGGTTGGGCGGATGGACCTTGCCCAGGTCCTTCATGGTGAAGATGTACTGCTGGGCCACGCGGAGTCTCCTCTTTTCGATGGCGGGGCGGGGGCCCCCGTCCGGGGCTGAAGCTGGATGATTGATTGTTGTATAATAGGCGGCCAGGGGATTGTAAGTGAGTTCGGGCCGCTCCGGGTGCAACTTTCTGCCTGCCCCGGTCCGCTGCCACCCTGGCGGCTCACTTCTCCCATGCGGGCCCCGGCGGACCTGCGCAGGCCCCCCGGATCCTGCCACCCGTTCGTCCCCACGCGGGAGCAGAAAGGCAGGCCCCACGATGACCGTGCGGACCGCTCGAACCCACCATTCTACCCCGTTCCTCGGCGGGGCGCTCCTCGCGGCCCTTCTGGCTGTCCCGGCGCTTCCGCCGCCCCCCGGGGCGCAGGCGGACTGCGTGCTCCCCGACCTGCCTGCGTGCGCGTGCTTCGTCGGCGGAGGCGCCTGGCCCCTGCCCGCGGTGGCGGGGAACCTGATCTCCACCGCCCGCAAGTCGGTGAACGCGCAGACCTCCTGCCTCAAACAGCGGGGCCAGCCCTACTGGCAGATCCAGCTCCAGCTGGACGACCCCAACCTGGCCCACTTCCTGGCGCACTGGGCCCCCGGCATCCCGAATTCCTTCCGGGCCCAGGCCTGGTGCACCGAGACGGTGGCCTTCTGGCACCGCGAGGCCCAGGTTCCCTACCCCGGCGGGTACTTCTCCTTCTTCTGGCCCTCCAGCTATGTCCAGAACACGAAGGAACTGCGGGTGTGGTACCAGAACGAGGAGGCGCTCCGCACCAACTTGTTCCTCAACACCCGCGGGCGCTGGATCAACGGGAGTCAGCTGGACTACGCGAACTTCCAGCCCGGCGTGAACGGGCCGTGCCCCGGAGCGTTCCAGGCCTGGGAGTCCTACGACACCACCGCCGGGGCGTGGACGGACTCGTGCTACCACAGCCAGGTGGTGGACTCGGTGGTGGTGTGGCGGCAGGGCAGCATGACCGGGCCGATCAACTCCATCGACGTCCACGTGGTGGAGGGCAACGCCGGCGGCGGGACGTTCACCGACATCAATGGGGTCGTCAACGTGAGCCGGGGGAAGGTCAAGAACGACAAGTGGTACCGGAACGTGATCCAGTACACGCGGCTCGGGAGCACCGTGGTGGGTTGCGGCAACACGGTGAAGAAGATCCGCGGGTGGGGGATTGACCTGCACCAGGACGGCTCCACCTACTGTGACCCCGGGCGCATGACCACCGTGGTCACGCCGTATATCGTGGCCTACCCGGCCCCGATTTCGGAGCCGGACCCGGACGTGCAGCTCACGGGCACGTTCCTGCTCTTCTACCAGGCCAGCGGCGGGGGCACACCCGCCATCAGCACCAATGCCAGCAGCAGCCAGACCGGCGGCACCTATCCCACCACCACCGCGCCCTGGACCATCCCGGCGGGACCGCTGGGCGTGGAACCCGCGTACATCCAGGTGGACCTCAAGGCTGACTACCCGCTCCCCGTGCGGGGGGTGACGGTGGACTGGGAGGGAGGCTTCGCCCCGGCGCAGTACCAGGTGTGGTGGGGCGCGCAGGGCGGATCCATCCACACCACGACCACCACGCCCACGACCGGGCTCACCCCGCCCTCGGGCGTGCCTCCCATGCCGGCGTACACGGCACTCGCCCCCGATTCCACCTACACCGTGCGCTACCTCCGGCTGGTCTTCTCCAACTCCGTGCTCACCCGGCAGTTCAAGATCGCGGGGCTCCACTTCCGGTACCAGCTCGGCAGGGAGGAGGACAACGGCGACGTGTTCCAGGATGCCACTCCGCCGGTGGACGTGGGAGAGGGCGGCGACGGCGGCGCGGCGCTCTTGAGGCTCCATCCCGGAGTGCCCAACCCGTTCCGCGGCTCGACCCTGATCCGGTACCAGCTGGGCGGCGTGGCGGAGGCCTCGCTGGCTATCTCCGATGCCGCCGGTCGCCGGGTGAGGACCTGGCACGGGTTGCGCGGGGCGGGCGCTCCCGGTGCCCAGGTGCTCCGCTGGGACGGCCGGGACGCCTCGGGACGGGCGGTGCCGGCCGGGGTCTACGTCTGCGAATTGAGCCAGGGGGCGTCCGCGGTGCGGCAGAAACTGGTCCTGCTGCGTTAGCGGTCCTGCGAACACCAGCCTGCCGCTGAAGAGCGCTCCGATCCGGGGCGGACCACCGCCTGGTCCCGGATCGGAGCGCGCCACGCCGCTCCACCTTCAGGGCGCCTCAGCGTCGCCACCTCTCACCCTCGTTCCGGGCCCGCCCGGCCCCGCAGCTCATGGCCCGCGACTTGCTTTTTCCTATCCCGGGCAGAGGGGGCACGGATGCCCCCGGATCCCGCAAGTTCAACGCGGCCGCGCCGCACCGCCCGCCCGGCCCGCCGCAGGGCCCCGCGGGAATCCATGCGCGCGGCAGGAATTTTGCCGTGCCCGGCTCGATTCTGCCCGTGTGGCCGGATTCGCTGGAGGAGGCTTCGTGAACCCGCCCATCGTCCTGTCCACCGCGACTTCCGGCGGCGTGCCCGTCCCCCCGCTTTCTTCCTCGCCGCAGTCGCTGGAGGGCTTCCGCAGCGTCGGCCAGGACGTGACCATCTGGCCCATGGCCCGGATCGTCGGGCGCGAGCGCATCTCGATCGGCGACTCCGTGATCATCGACGACTTCGCCTTCCTGGTGGGCGGCGCGCGCACCGCGATCGGCAGCTTCATCCACATCGCCAGCTTCGTCTCCGTCACCGGTGGCGGCGAGCTCGTGATGGAGGACTTCAGCGGGATCTCCGCTGGTTCGCGCGTCTACACCGGCAACGAGGACTACCTGGGGGGCTGCCTCACCAACCCGACCATTCCCGAGCCGTTCCGCGTCGCGGCGCGCTCGTTCGTGCGGGTGGGCAGGCACGCCATCGTGGGCGCCAACTCGGTGATCCTGCCGGGCGTGACGCTGGGCGAAGGCTGCGTCGTGGGCGCCGGCTCCCTCGTCACGAAGGACTGCGAGCCCTGGACCGTGTACGTGGGCACGCCCGCGCGGCCGATGAAGGCGCGCCGTCGCGACCGCATCGAGGAGCTCGAATTGCAATTCCGCCGCGTGGCCTACGGCCCGGACGGCGGGTACATCCCCAACTGCCGCCGCGGCGGAAAGGCCTGAGCCGTGAAACGCGCGAAGCCCGGGAGCAGGAGCGGGAAGCCGGTGCGCCGGGTGGCGCGTCTCGCGGCCCGCAGGCGCGTGGACGACCTGGCCCTCTTCGGCGGCTGGCCCGCGTTCCGCGAGCCCCTGTGCGTGGGCCGGCCGGCCGCGGGCGACCGGGCCCGGCTCCTGGAGCGAATCCGCGGCGTGCTGGACCGCCGCTGGTTCACCAACGACGGTCCCCTGGTGCGCGAGTTCGAGCACCAGCTGGCGCGGACCCTGGGCGTGCGTCACGCGGTCGCCACCTGCAACGGCACCGTGGCGATCGAGATCCTGGCCCGCGCGGCGGAGCTGACGGGCGAGGTGGTGGTGCCCGCCTTCACCTTCGTGGCCACCGCGCACGCGCTGCGCTGGGTGGGCCTCAAGCCGGTATTCTGCGACGTCGAGCCCCACGGTCACACGCTGGACCCGGCGCGGGTGGAGGCGTGCATCACGCCGCGAACCCGGGCCATCCTGGGAGTGCACCTCTGGGGCCGCACCTGTCACGTGGAGGCGCTCGAGGGCATCGCGCGCCGCCGCGGCCTGCGGCTCTTCTTCGACGCCGCGCACGCTTTCGGCTGCACCCGCGGCGGCCGGCCGGTGGGCGGCTTCGGCGACGCCGAGGTGTTCAGCTTCCACGCCACCAAGGTCTTCAACACCTTCGAGGGCGGCGCCGTCACCACGGACAACGACGGCCTGGCGCACCGCCTGCGCCTGATGCGCAACTTCGGATTCGCCGGCTATGACCAGGTGGTCAGCCTGGGTATCAACGGGAAGATGAGCGAGATCTCCGCGGCCATGGGGCTCACGGGCCTGGAATCGCTGGAATCGCGCCTGGAAGAAAACCGCCGGCACCACGAGCGCTACCGCGCCGGGCTGGCGGGGCTGAGCGGCGTGAAGCTGCTGCGATACGACGAGGCGGAGCGGAACAATTTCCAGTACGTCGTGGTGGAGATCGACCCGGAGCAGGCCGGCGTGGGCCGGGACCGGCTCGTGGAGATCCTGCACGCGGAGAACGTGATCGCCCGACGCTACTTTCACCCCGGTGTGCACCGCATGGAGCCCTACCGCTCCGAGGACCCCGCCGCCGGCCGCCGCTTGCCGGTCACGGAGAGCCTCGCGCAGCGGGTGCTCACGCTGCCCACCGGCCCGGCCACGAGGCCGCGGGACGTGGAGCGGGTGTGCGAGCTGGTGCGGTTCGTGGTGGCGCACGCGCACGAGCTGGACCGCAAGGCCGCATGATACCGGCCCGCGGCGACGGGAAGATCACACCAATCCAGGGAACGGAGGAAGCGTGGACGGGCTGCTGCTGAGTGTCGGCTGCGACGACCGGGAGATCGCCGGGTTCCGCCGCGTGAGCGAGGATTCCGCCGCGGGGCTGCGCTACGACCCGGTCCTCGGGTTGCCGCTCCCGGGGGGATCGGTGCGCGGGATCTACTGCGCGCGCTTTCTGGAGTTCCTCGATCCGGCCGGGGCATCGGCGTTCCTCAGGGAGTGCCGGCGGGTCCTGGCGCCCGGCGGCACGCTGCGCCTGGTCACGCCCGACCTCGACCGCGTGGTGCGCTCCTACTGGGGCGACTGGCGCAAGCAGGGCTGGATGCGCGGGCCGGCGGGGGAGGGGATCCGCCGCCGGGGTGCGATGCTCAACAGTTTCCTGCGCGGCGGAGGACGCCGGTGGGTGTACACCGAGGAGGAACTGCTCGAGCTGGCCGGCTGGGCCGGTCTGCCGGTGGCCCGCCGCCGACTGGCCGGGCGCAGCGGCGCGCCGCATTTCCAGCACCTCGAGGCCCGCTCGGACACCGACCTGATCCTCGAGCTTTCCCCGGCGAAGCGCGCGCCGTGCGTCGAGCCGCTGGTGAGCGTGTTGATCCCGGCCTACAACCCCAAGTTCTTCGAGGCGGCGCTGAGCAGTGCCCGAACGCAGACGTGGCGCAACGTCGAGATCGTGGTGAGCGACGATTCGGCCGGTCCGGAGATTCGTGTGATCGCCGAGCGGGCCGCCCTGGACGACCCGCGGGTGCGCTATCTGCGCAATCAGCCCGCCCGGGGGGCGTACGACAACTACATCCAGTGCTTTCGCCTGGCGCGCGGGGAGTACGTGAAGTTCCTCAACGACGACGACCTGCTGCACCCCGCATGCGTGGAGCGGATGGCGGGCGTGCTCGCCACGCGCGCGGACGTGTCCCTGGTCACGTCGCACCGCGGGCTCATGGACGATTCCGGCGAACCGCTCCCGGACACCGACGCCACCGCGCGGATCGCCGGCGTGGACAGCCGGCTGGACGGCGCGCCGGCGGCGGGCTGGATGCTGGCGCAGAGCCGCAACTATGTGGGCGAGCCCACCACCGCGATGTTCCGGCGGGCCGACCTGGAGGACGCGCAGCCCACGCCCCTGAGCTTCGCCGGGCGGCCGGTGCGCTGGAACGTGGACGTGGCCATGTGGGCGCACCTGCTGGGCAAGGGCGACCTGGCCTACCTGGTGGACACACTCAGCTGGTTCCGTCAGCACGGTGCGCAGCAGACGTCGGTGCCCGATGCGGCCGCCCGCTCCGGCGCCGCGTGGGGACAGATGCGTGCGGACGCCGCGCGGCTGGGCTATCCCGCCCCGGTCTCCCTGGACGAAGCGCGGGTGCGGCCGCTCGCGCCGGCTCCGGACGGCCCCGACCGGTGGCCCTCGCTGGGGCTGGCGATCTTCGGCCGCGCGCTGGAGATGCAGTCGGCCCAGCGGTCGGCCGAGGCGGCCGAGCTGTTCCAGCTCACCGTGGCGCACGAGCCGCACCTGGCCGTGGCGCACCTCCAACTCGGCTTGACCCGCTACGGCCTCGGTGACTACGCTGCCGCCGCGGAGGCGCTGGAGCAGGGGATCGCGCTGGACCCGGGCGTGCCCGACTCCATGAAGCAATTGGCGGTGGACCTCCGCCACCGTCTCGGAGCGCGGGAGGCCATCGCCCGGTAGCCTCGGCGGACACCCCCCGCCCGCGGCCGGCCCGCCGCGAAAGACACGGGAGTGGCATGCCGAGGATCCGCCGCACCACGCAAGGGAAGCCCTCCCCGGCAGGAACCGCGCCCCCGACCGGGCGCGGCGGGCGCGCTCCCGCACGCCCCGAATCGCCGCCCTCCGCTCCCGCGCCACCGCTGCCCGCCGGCACCGCGCTGGTCGCGATCTCGCTGGCGCTGCTGCTGCTTCCCTGGCTGGCGAGCCGGGACTCCTCGAACTGGACCTGGGGGCTCAACATCTCCGGCTTCCTGCCCTCCGCGTGGCCCCTGGCCGCGCGGCTGGCGGTGCTCGCAGCCATGGCACCCGGCGTCGCGTTCGCACTCCGCTCCCGTTCCGCGGTCGCCGACCGGCAGCCGAAGACCGGCCCCGGGCGCCGCGCGGCGCGGCCCGCGGGCCCGCCGCGCGGCGCGACCCTCGCGGCGGGAGCGCTGGTTTGCGCCGCCGCGGCGGTGGCACTGTGGATGTGCCGCGAGCAGGTCCATTTCCTCGGGGACACCATGCTCCGGCTCCGCACGGTCTACCGGATGGCGGTCAAGGGGGAGATGGTGCCCGCATGGGGGCTGCACGCCGCTCCGCTCGACTACCTCGTGAACGTGGTCCTGCCGGTGCGCATGTCCGCGGCGGGGCTCCTGACCGCCTTCCAGGCGGCGCAGCTGGTGCCGTGCCTGCTGGGGGCGCTCTTCGTCGCGGCCGCGATGCTGGCCGCCCCGCTCTCCGCCGCCACCCGCCCCGGCCGGGCGATCTTCCTCGCCGCGGTGCTCACGCAGGGTTACATGCAGTTGTTCGCGGGGTACTGCAAGGGCTACGGCCTGCTCATCCTGCTGCTGCTCCTGTGGTACGCGGCGGTCACCTGGGAGGACCGGTCCGGCCGGGCCGCCGTGTGGAGCACCGTGCTGTTCGGCCTGGTGCTCCTGTGCCACCGCACCGGCCTGCTGCTGGCGCCGTGCCAGGCGTGGCTGGTGTGGAAGTCGCGCGGCCGCGACGGGGCGTGGGGCGCATACGCCGCCGCCGGCCTGGCCGGGCTGTGCGGCGCCGCGCTGGTCACCGGCTGGCAGGGCGCGGCCAGCGCGGATGCCGCGCTGCTGGGCAGCGTGTGGCGAGGCGCGCGCGAGGCGGGCGACTACCCGTTGCTCTCGGCCACCCACGCCGCCAACGTCCTGAACGATCTCTTCCTGCTGGCGCCCTTCGGCCTGGCCGGGATGCTGCTCCTGCCTGTCGTGCGTCCCGGCGGGCCCGGTCTCCGCGCGCTCCTGCTGGGCGGGGTTCCCTTCCTGCTGCTGGCGCTGCTGGTGCGCAGCCTGTATCCGGTGCAGGGGGCGCCGCGCGACTGGGACAACTTCGCGTCTTCCGGGCTCTTCCTCACACTGCTCGCGGCGCGCCTTGCCGTGCGGGTGGTGGAGGGGGCGCCGCGGCTCGGGGTGCTGGCGGCGGCGGCGGTGCTGGCCGGCGCCGTGCACACCGCGACCTGGCTGGCCCTGAACGCATCCCCCGCCGCGGCCCTGGAACGCGTGGAGCGCATCGGGGAGTCGGCTCCGTCGCTGCCGGTCTCGGCGCGGGCGATGCTCTTCGACTACCTGGGGCAGGTGCGCGAGCTGGCCAACGAGCCGGCGCTGGCGGGTGAGGCCTACCTGAGGGCGAGCGACCTGGCGCCCAACCCGCGCTTCTTCGTGCTGGCGGGCACCCAGTTCTTCAAGGCCGGCAGGATGGAGCGCGCGGCCGGGGCATTCCGCAGCGCCGCCCGTCGCGATCCGGTCACTCGCGAGAAGATGCTCATCGTCTCGGGCAACACGCTGGGGAGGAACCCCGCGGATCCCCTGGGCCTGATGATCCGCGCGGCCGCGCTTTCCGTTCCCGGCACGCCGGGCACGGCTGCGCCCGCGCCGGACGGGGGCGCACCCGTGCCGGACGGCGCCGCGCCCGCGCCGGACGCCCTCGCCCCCGCGGGGCCACGCGCCGATTGACACCCCGCTCGCCGCTCCGGATAATCGGGCGGTGGGAACTTCCGCATTGAGCCGCAGTCCACTCCACCGCGGGGAACGTCCTTGGCTTCCGATCACCTGAAACCCGGGCTCGCCCGGCTCGAGGAGTACCGGCGCGCCCGGGAGGCCGCCAACACGCGCATCCACGCCTCCGACCACCTGGGGATCAAGCGTTTCCTCGCGCTCGACACCCAGGCCTACGCCGACGGCGCGCTCTCCGGGAAGACCAAGGAGATGCTCGGGCTGGTGGCATCCGCGGTGCTGCGCTGCAACGATTGCATCGACTACCACCTGGTGCAGTGCGTGCGCGCCGGGTTCACCGACGCGGAGCTCCACGACGGATTGAACGTGGCGCTGGTGGTGGGGGGTTCGATCGTCATTCCCCACCTCCGCCACGCCTTCGACACGCTGGCGGCGCTGCGCGAGGCGGGCGAGTTCACGCTGTAGGGCGGCCGCGAACATCCGGGAAGTCCCGCGGAGCACCGGCCGCGCCGGGAGCGTCCCTCACCCCTGAACCCTGGAGTCTCCCGTGCTGAGTGTCTTCCGAATCGTCCACGTGCTTTCCGCGCTGCTCTTCTTCGGCGGCCTGCTGCCCGTCACCTTCCTCTTCGGCATGGTGATGCGGCAGACCGACGCCTCCGCGCGGCTGGCCGGGCTGCGGCTGCTCGGCGCGGCGAACCGCGCCTTCCTGCTGCCGGGCTCGATCCTCTCCGGGCTGAGTGGTTTCGCGCTCTCGGGCATGAAGCCCGTGTCCATCGGCGGCACCCCGTGGCTCATGGCGGCGGTGGTGCTGTACGTGATCGCGTTCGTGCTCAGCATGGCGGTGCTCGCGCCGCATTCGCGCCGCCTGGTGCAGGCCGCGGCGGCGGCGCTGAAGTCCGGCTCGGGTGTCGAGGTGGACGCCCTCGCGCGCAGGCCGCTGCCACGCGCGGCGCGTGCAATCGTGGGCGTGGCCGGCCTCGCCATCGCGGTGCTGATGACTTGGCGGCCCTGACGCGGTCCGCGCGCCCGGCGCCCGCCGCGCGGGCGGGCCTCTCCCATGTCGTCCCCGTCGCCGCGCGGGCGGGCTTCCCCCGCGACGTCCCCGTCGCCGCGCTGGCCGCGCTCTTCGCGGTGGCGCTGATCGTCCGCTTCGTCCACTTCGCGGGCGTGAGCCAGACCCCGTACTTCCACTACCCGATCATCGACGCCCGCACCTACCACCTGGCGGCGCTGCAGATCGCCGCCGGTCTGGGACACCCGGACCGGGTGTTCTGGCAGCCCCCGGGCTACCCCTGCATGCTGGGGGCGGTGTACGCGGTCGCGGGCTCCGGCCCGTGGGCCCCCCGCGTGCTGCAGGCCCTGATGGGCGCGCTCAGCGTGCTGCTGACCGCCGGGATCGGCGCGCGCCTGTTCGGCCGCCGGGTCGGGATCGTCGCGGCGGCCTGCGCCGCGTTCTACCCGCTGCTGTTCTACTTCGATGGCGAGCTGCTGCCGCCCACGCCCGCCACGCTCTGCCTGCTCGCAGCGCTGGCGCTGGCGCTGCGCGCGGGGGAGGCCGCGCGCCCGGTCCGCTGGTGGGCCGCCGCGGGCCTCGCGGGCGGGGTGGCCTCGCTGTTCCTCGCCACCTCCGCGCTGGTGGTGGCGGTGATCGCCGCGTTCGCCCGGCGGCGCGCCCCGGTGGTGCTGCTGGCCGCGGCGCTGGCGGTCGCGCCCGCCACGATTCGGAACGCGGTGAAGGGCGGGGAGTTCGTCCCCATCTCCTCGAACGGCGGGATCAACTTCTACATCGGCAACAACGCCCACTACGACAGCACCGTGAATATCCGCCCGGACCGCCACTGGGACCGGATGGTTCGCGAGCCGCGGGAGTTCGGCATCCTGAGCGCCTCTGGACAGTCCGCGTACTTCACGCGGAAGGGGTTCGCCTTCCTGGGCGCGGATCCCGCCGGGTTCGCCATGCTCCAGTTGAAGAAGCTCCGGCTGCTGCTCGGGGGGAACGAGGTCCTGCGCAATCACTCCATCTACCCGTTCCGGGAGGCCTCGCCGCTGCTCGCCGCGCTCCTGTGGAAAGTCCCGGGCCTGGCGTTTCCCTGGGGCCTGCTGGCCCCCCTGGCGCTGGTGGGAGTGTGCGCGCGCTGGCGCGCGGCGCCGCTGGCGGCGGCGGCGCTGCTGGCGATCGCGGCCTCGGTGGTGGCGTTCTTCGTCACCGCGCGCTACCGCGTTCCGATGGTGCCGCTGATGCTCGTGTTCGCGGTGGAAGGGGTGCGCTGGTTCGTGCGCGAGGCCGCGGGGCGGGCCCGGCTGCTCGCGGCGGCCGGCGCGGTGGCGGCGCTGCTCGGGGCCAACCTGGGTCAGGGACCGATGCCCGCGCGCATGAACCCCGACGCCGAGTACAACGTGGCGCTGGGGCTGGGGGATGCCGGCCAGCTGCAGCAGGCCATCCTGCTGTGCCGGTCGGCGCTCGAGCAGGACCCGGACAGCGAGGAGGGCTGGGTCAACCTCGGGATCTTCGAGGCCCGGCGCGGCGCGGTGCCCGAGGCGGAGATGTGTTTCAGGAATGCCCTGGAGCTGGAACCTTCCGACCCCGACGCGCTGGGCAACCTGGCCGCGTTGCGCGCCGAGACGGGCCGCATCGATGAAGCCGCCTGGCACTGCCGGCGGGCCCTGGCACTGTCCCCGGGGCACAAGGGAGCCGGGACCACCCTGGCGATGGTGCTTTCCGCCATGGGCGTGACCGGCACGGATGCGGACACGGGCGTCACCCCCGTGCATCCCACCGCGGGGCAACTCGCGTCGTGGCGCGCCGAGTCCGCGTCCCGCCCGGACGACCGGGTGCTGATCGGCCGCCTCCTGGCCGGCTACGAGCTCGGCGGGACCCCGGGTGAGGCGCTCGCGGTGGCGCGGCAGGCTCTCACCCGGCTGCCGCGGGACTTCACGCTGCGGTTCGCGCTGGGCCGCCTCCTGGTGAACTCCGGCGATGCGGCGGGGGGCGCGGCCGAGCTGCGACGCGCGCTCGCCCTCGGGGGCCCGCTGGCGCGCAGCTGGATCGCCCGCAACCCCGAATTGGCCGCGGTGAGGGACGCGATCCTCACAAATTGACGCGGATCGGGTCCGCTGATAGTTTGCCCCCGGAGGTGGACCTTGACCCTGAGCACCCAGACCGATCGCCCGAGCGCCGCGCCATCCCCCGGGGCCGATCCTCGCGCGCCCCTGGTCCGGCCCATCCTCCCGGGGGATCCCGCCGCCGCGCTGCTCTCCCGCGCGGCGATCATCGTTCCCTTCCACAACGCTGCCCGCACGCTGGGGGACTGCCTCGCCCCGCTCACCGAGTGCGCGGAGTTGGGGGCGGAGCTGCACGTGGTGGACGACCTGTCGGTGGACGGATCGGTGGAAGTTACGCGGCGTTTTCCCGCGGCGCGACTGCACCTGCGGGAGTCCCGCGGCTCCAGCGGCGGCGCGCGCAACACCGCCGCGCTGGCCACCCGTCGGGAGCTGCTCATCTTCGTGGACGCTGACGTGGTGGTCCCGGTGCAGGCCGTGGTGACCATGCTGCGCATGCTGGCGGAGCGGCAGTGCGACGCGGTGATCGGCTGCTACGGCGAGGACCACGACCACGTGGGCCTGATCAGCCAGTACAAGAACCTGTGGATCCGGCGCACCTATCTCAAGAGCCCGCGCCGCCCGCGCTGGTTCTGGACCGCATTCTGCGGCGTGCGCCGCGACGCATTCCTGGGCGTGGGCGGGTTCAACGAGAGCTACGAGGACGCCCGGGGCGGCGTGGACTTCGAGTTCGGGTGGCGGCTCAGCGAGGCGGGCGGCCTGATCCGACTCGAGACCGGCCTGCTGTGCCGGCACCTGAAGCGCTTCACGCTGCGGGAGCTGCTGTTCAACGACATGATCCGCGCGCGAGGCTACGTGATCCAGGCGCTGTCGCTGCGCGGGCGCAGCCCGATCCGGCCCAACCGCTTCGCCAACGTGCGGCTGAGCCACCTGCTCTCCGGCGTGGCGGCGGTGGCGGTGCTGGCCGCGTGGGCTCTCGCGCTGGCGGGCGCCTCGGG contains these protein-coding regions:
- a CDS encoding carboxymuconolactone decarboxylase family protein, which codes for MKPGLARLEEYRRAREAANTRIHASDHLGIKRFLALDTQAYADGALSGKTKEMLGLVASAVLRCNDCIDYHLVQCVRAGFTDAELHDGLNVALVVGGSIVIPHLRHAFDTLAALREAGEFTL
- the ettA gene encoding energy-dependent translational throttle protein EttA encodes the protein MAQQYIFTMKDLGKVHPPNRQVLKGIWLSFYPGAKIGVLGANGSGKSSLLRIMAGEDKDFIGEAALTRGFTVGFLPQEPHLDPSKDVLGNVMEGVAGTKALLDRFNDINARLSTELSAEEMEKTLEELGKVQDAIEAVDGWDLDRHLEIAMDALRLPPPDADVKTLSGGELRRVALCRLLLQKPDLLLLDEPTNHLDAESVEWLEHHLQQYAGTVVAVTHDRYFLDNVAGWILELDRGQGIPWEGNYSSWLEQKRIRLAQEEKAESARQRTLARELEWIRLSPRARQAKSKARVSAYEELLSQEGLKRAETIEIVIPPAPRLGDVVIEARGLTKGYGDRLLMENLEFNLPRGGIVGVIGPNGAGKTTLFRMITAQEQPDEGTLRIGETVKLAYVDQSRDSLDPKRNVWEEISDGKDVLEFGGRTLQSRSYVASFNFKGADQQKRVGDLSGGERNRVHLAKLLRQGCNVLLLDEPTNDLDVDTLRALEDALLAFAGCAVVISHDRWFLDRIATHMLAFEGDSEVVWFEGNYQDYEASRHKRLGAAADIPHRIKYRKLVRK
- a CDS encoding DUF2269 family protein, translated to MLSVFRIVHVLSALLFFGGLLPVTFLFGMVMRQTDASARLAGLRLLGAANRAFLLPGSILSGLSGFALSGMKPVSIGGTPWLMAAVVLYVIAFVLSMAVLAPHSRRLVQAAAAALKSGSGVEVDALARRPLPRAARAIVGVAGLAIAVLMTWRP
- a CDS encoding glycosyltransferase, with amino-acid sequence MDGLLLSVGCDDREIAGFRRVSEDSAAGLRYDPVLGLPLPGGSVRGIYCARFLEFLDPAGASAFLRECRRVLAPGGTLRLVTPDLDRVVRSYWGDWRKQGWMRGPAGEGIRRRGAMLNSFLRGGGRRWVYTEEELLELAGWAGLPVARRRLAGRSGAPHFQHLEARSDTDLILELSPAKRAPCVEPLVSVLIPAYNPKFFEAALSSARTQTWRNVEIVVSDDSAGPEIRVIAERAALDDPRVRYLRNQPARGAYDNYIQCFRLARGEYVKFLNDDDLLHPACVERMAGVLATRADVSLVTSHRGLMDDSGEPLPDTDATARIAGVDSRLDGAPAAGWMLAQSRNYVGEPTTAMFRRADLEDAQPTPLSFAGRPVRWNVDVAMWAHLLGKGDLAYLVDTLSWFRQHGAQQTSVPDAAARSGAAWGQMRADAARLGYPAPVSLDEARVRPLAPAPDGPDRWPSLGLAIFGRALEMQSAQRSAEAAELFQLTVAHEPHLAVAHLQLGLTRYGLGDYAAAAEALEQGIALDPGVPDSMKQLAVDLRHRLGAREAIAR
- a CDS encoding aminotransferase class I/II-fold pyridoxal phosphate-dependent enzyme is translated as MARLAARRRVDDLALFGGWPAFREPLCVGRPAAGDRARLLERIRGVLDRRWFTNDGPLVREFEHQLARTLGVRHAVATCNGTVAIEILARAAELTGEVVVPAFTFVATAHALRWVGLKPVFCDVEPHGHTLDPARVEACITPRTRAILGVHLWGRTCHVEALEGIARRRGLRLFFDAAHAFGCTRGGRPVGGFGDAEVFSFHATKVFNTFEGGAVTTDNDGLAHRLRLMRNFGFAGYDQVVSLGINGKMSEISAAMGLTGLESLESRLEENRRHHERYRAGLAGLSGVKLLRYDEAERNNFQYVVVEIDPEQAGVGRDRLVEILHAENVIARRYFHPGVHRMEPYRSEDPAAGRRLPVTESLAQRVLTLPTGPATRPRDVERVCELVRFVVAHAHELDRKAA
- a CDS encoding acyltransferase → MARIVGRERISIGDSVIIDDFAFLVGGARTAIGSFIHIASFVSVTGGGELVMEDFSGISAGSRVYTGNEDYLGGCLTNPTIPEPFRVAARSFVRVGRHAIVGANSVILPGVTLGEGCVVGAGSLVTKDCEPWTVYVGTPARPMKARRRDRIEELELQFRRVAYGPDGGYIPNCRRGGKA